In one Sporomusa sphaeroides DSM 2875 genomic region, the following are encoded:
- a CDS encoding ABC transporter permease — protein sequence MISYRLLSPRWRKVWADLAGNKLRTLLVVLSIAVGVFAVGMVASSYLMFQRDMANSWSSASPASVSLYADPFDEELIDSIRSLRGVKEADGRFNADLRVFTAGGEWRQMWLTAIPDYIKQEVSVVRPQTGAWPPGDGDVLLERSSLAELGVTPGERILVETAAGNKRSLKVSGIVYDAGQIPSLFSGRSYGYINMDTLEKLDEDRQLNQVNLVVEPWVLQGKATAPIEAVGRRAFTKLEQGDTTVSGFQVNKPGEHLMQGTVNALLLLLAVLGVLSLFMSIFLLINTISAILTQQVRQVGIMKALGARRDQILRMYLTLVAVYGLLALAVAAPLGALAASAVTGFIAGVFNFDSGGVALPLKVLLLEAAVAVLVPLAAAFWPIWQGSGITVREAINDYGISSVAAQGRVDRWLDAALARMQALPRPVVLSLRNTFRRKGRLALTLLTLTTAGIVFMSVFSVRASLYATLEQALQYYRYDLMVVFTESYRTNRIEQAVMQVPGVKTAEVWELTSGRILRDARKEAENEASTEVTVYGPPRGAETIQPTMVTGRWLVPGDESALVVNTEVIKDNPQLAVGAPAILKVGDHKLRFTVVGITQGILSGPYVYAPGEWLTKALQASDRAHSVRITAWSGDRQEQKLLGRALDQHSKKNSLKVKRVDVTWENKQRTEGRFNILIAFLLVMAVLLAVVGALGLTGTMSINVLERTREIGVMRAIGASSREIGQVFVVEALCIGLISWLAGAVLAVPVAALLDYQVGLLFLHNPMEFYFSFAGVGIWLGVSVTLSLLASLLPAWNATRMSVREVLNYE from the coding sequence ATGATCAGCTACCGGTTGCTATCGCCAAGATGGCGTAAGGTATGGGCGGATCTGGCGGGCAATAAGCTGCGGACCCTGCTGGTAGTGCTGTCTATCGCCGTGGGCGTGTTTGCTGTCGGCATGGTGGCCAGTTCCTACCTGATGTTCCAGCGGGATATGGCGAACAGCTGGAGTTCGGCGTCGCCGGCCAGCGTTAGTTTGTATGCCGACCCTTTTGACGAGGAGCTAATCGACAGCATCCGCAGCCTGCGGGGCGTCAAAGAAGCCGACGGCCGGTTCAATGCGGATTTGCGGGTGTTTACCGCCGGCGGCGAATGGCGGCAAATGTGGCTGACCGCCATTCCTGACTATATTAAGCAAGAGGTAAGTGTGGTACGCCCGCAAACTGGCGCCTGGCCGCCGGGAGACGGCGATGTCCTTCTGGAGCGGTCTTCGCTGGCTGAGCTGGGGGTGACGCCCGGGGAGCGCATTTTGGTGGAAACAGCTGCCGGCAATAAGCGGTCACTCAAGGTAAGCGGCATCGTATATGATGCCGGCCAGATTCCCAGCCTCTTCAGCGGCCGTTCCTACGGCTACATCAATATGGACACGCTGGAGAAGCTGGATGAAGACCGGCAGCTTAACCAGGTGAACTTGGTGGTTGAACCCTGGGTGCTGCAGGGCAAAGCGACGGCGCCGATTGAGGCGGTGGGCCGGCGGGCTTTCACCAAGCTGGAGCAGGGGGACACAACCGTATCAGGCTTTCAGGTGAACAAACCCGGCGAGCATCTGATGCAGGGAACAGTTAATGCTCTGCTCCTGCTTCTGGCAGTGCTGGGGGTTTTATCCCTGTTCATGAGCATTTTTTTGTTGATTAATACCATTTCCGCCATTTTGACGCAGCAGGTGCGGCAGGTGGGCATTATGAAAGCCCTTGGGGCAAGGCGGGATCAGATCCTCAGGATGTATCTGACGCTGGTGGCGGTTTACGGCCTTTTGGCTTTGGCGGTGGCCGCGCCGCTGGGGGCGCTGGCGGCCAGCGCGGTAACCGGGTTTATTGCCGGGGTGTTTAATTTTGATTCCGGCGGCGTGGCTTTGCCGCTCAAGGTACTCCTGCTGGAAGCGGCGGTAGCTGTACTGGTGCCGCTGGCAGCAGCCTTCTGGCCCATCTGGCAGGGCTCGGGCATCACTGTGCGGGAGGCGATCAATGATTACGGCATCAGCTCTGTGGCGGCTCAAGGCCGGGTAGACCGCTGGCTGGACGCCGCTCTGGCACGAATGCAAGCTCTGCCGCGGCCGGTGGTACTTTCCCTGAGAAATACTTTCCGGCGCAAAGGGCGGCTGGCACTCACGCTGCTCACGCTGACGACGGCCGGTATCGTGTTTATGTCTGTATTTTCCGTACGGGCGTCTTTATATGCCACCCTGGAGCAGGCTTTGCAATATTACCGTTATGATCTCATGGTGGTATTTACCGAAAGCTACCGGACAAACCGGATTGAACAGGCTGTAATGCAGGTGCCTGGGGTAAAAACAGCGGAAGTCTGGGAACTAACCTCCGGCAGGATATTGCGGGATGCAAGGAAAGAGGCTGAGAATGAAGCCAGTACGGAGGTCACTGTATATGGACCGCCCCGTGGTGCGGAGACCATTCAGCCCACAATGGTTACCGGCCGCTGGCTTGTGCCAGGGGATGAAAGTGCGCTGGTAGTCAATACTGAAGTGATAAAAGACAATCCGCAATTGGCTGTCGGCGCACCGGCAATTTTAAAAGTGGGGGATCACAAACTGCGGTTCACTGTGGTAGGCATTACCCAAGGCATATTGTCAGGACCCTATGTGTACGCACCGGGTGAATGGCTGACCAAAGCGCTGCAGGCATCCGACCGCGCCCACTCGGTCCGGATTACCGCCTGGTCCGGTGACCGGCAGGAACAAAAACTGCTGGGTCGGGCTCTGGATCAGCATAGTAAGAAAAACAGTCTGAAGGTCAAGCGCGTTGATGTTACCTGGGAAAACAAGCAGCGTACAGAAGGACGTTTCAATATTCTGATTGCGTTCCTGCTGGTTATGGCTGTGCTGCTGGCGGTGGTGGGGGCTTTAGGTCTTACCGGCACCATGAGCATCAATGTGCTGGAACGGACGCGGGAAATCGGTGTAATGCGGGCTATCGGCGCCTCCAGCCGGGAGATCGGCCAGGTATTTGTAGTGGAAGCCCTGTGCATTGGCCTTATAAGCTGGCTGGCAGGAGCCGTGCTGGCTGTGCCGGTGGCAGCCTTGCTGGACTATCAGGTTGGTCTGTTGTTTTTGCATAATCCAATGGAATTTTATTTTAGTTTCGCGGGTGTAGGCATCTGGCTGGGCGTGTCGGTCACGCTGTCGCTGCTGGCCAGCCTGCTGCCGGCCTGGAACGCAACCAGGATGAGCGTACGGGAGGTGCTGAATTATGAATAA
- a CDS encoding efflux RND transporter periplasmic adaptor subunit: MNNLQQDRKGTGIFRTAVNGLLTGRRLPAILLLAVMMAGIWWLSQGRQAAKQELPPVKADARVLAEGIVFPVRYAQMVMPVDGTIGEVLVKEGERVKAGQPLIGLVRRDYQARVGSAGADVSRAAAAVEQARVNVADTERELARQLHLDQAGATSRQQLDQARTAAERSRAALAQAEADLKTQENLLVEAESLLDKTELRAPIDGTVAYLDVKVGEHAAGGTVLVRIADETAWEIRSDDLTELMIAKVRPGDVAVLTFDGISDLEIPGRVKFIRPYGEKKRGDITYTVTIDPDRWDDRLRWNMTAQIAIAPVK, from the coding sequence ATGAATAATTTGCAGCAGGACAGAAAAGGGACTGGGATATTCCGGACGGCTGTCAATGGTTTGCTTACAGGCCGCCGGCTGCCGGCAATTCTGCTTCTGGCAGTGATGATGGCAGGCATATGGTGGCTAAGCCAGGGACGGCAGGCGGCAAAGCAGGAATTGCCGCCGGTTAAAGCTGATGCGCGGGTATTGGCCGAAGGCATTGTTTTCCCGGTACGTTATGCGCAGATGGTGATGCCGGTGGACGGCACCATCGGTGAGGTGCTGGTCAAAGAAGGGGAGCGGGTTAAGGCCGGACAGCCGCTAATCGGCCTGGTGCGCCGGGATTATCAGGCCAGGGTGGGCAGCGCCGGCGCCGATGTAAGCCGGGCTGCTGCCGCCGTGGAACAGGCCCGGGTGAATGTGGCGGACACCGAACGGGAGCTTGCCCGTCAACTGCATCTGGATCAGGCCGGAGCCACCTCCCGGCAGCAGCTTGATCAGGCCCGGACCGCCGCCGAGCGCAGCCGGGCGGCTTTGGCCCAGGCAGAGGCTGATTTAAAGACCCAGGAGAATTTGCTGGTGGAAGCCGAAAGCCTGCTGGATAAAACTGAACTCAGGGCGCCGATCGACGGTACGGTGGCCTATCTGGATGTAAAAGTAGGGGAACATGCCGCCGGCGGGACGGTGCTGGTGCGGATTGCCGATGAGACGGCCTGGGAAATACGCAGCGATGATCTGACCGAACTGATGATTGCCAAAGTGCGGCCCGGCGATGTGGCGGTATTGACCTTTGACGGCATATCCGACCTGGAGATTCCCGGCCGGGTCAAGTTTATCCGCCCCTATGGGGAGAAAAAGCGGGGGGATATTACTTATACGGTGACCATTGACCCGGACCGCTGGGATGACCGTCTGCGCTGGAATATGACGGCCCAGATCGCCATTGCGCCGGTAAAGTAA
- a CDS encoding helix-turn-helix transcriptional regulator, with amino-acid sequence MMEGAVSKYQIFNPQDENCSVCAGLERIFRTGSFQSELEIPAAIGKGYCRRIVVRPSMAITISDMTFYRKMTMGGRHDHSLCKLAFCLGDGFLCRVGNKEEYEVAGGASYMFSQDRGTGVSSYHSPGQRVVGLNIDIASEVITDFLEQRGGELAHTGIRDGFYNRTISPAVRLILSEIMNCRYRDHVKKIYLEGKILELTAICLDETLCAALEPYPVTGLSAYDIEALQKARRILDDNIAAPLTIGKLARLICLNEYKLKTGFKQLFGLPVHAYIIDKRLETARLLMREKKLSITEAALMVGYSDIGRFAEKFRQKYGVNPSEYLKQL; translated from the coding sequence ATGATGGAAGGTGCTGTGTCCAAATACCAGATATTTAATCCGCAAGATGAAAATTGCTCTGTTTGTGCCGGACTCGAGCGTATCTTCCGAACTGGTTCGTTTCAAAGCGAACTGGAAATACCGGCGGCAATCGGCAAGGGTTATTGCCGCCGGATTGTTGTCAGGCCCTCCATGGCCATCACAATAAGCGATATGACGTTTTATCGAAAGATGACCATGGGCGGCAGGCACGATCACTCCCTGTGCAAGCTTGCGTTTTGCCTGGGGGACGGCTTCCTGTGCCGGGTAGGGAATAAAGAGGAGTATGAGGTCGCCGGCGGGGCAAGCTATATGTTCAGCCAGGACCGGGGAACCGGCGTTAGCAGTTATCATTCGCCCGGGCAGCGGGTTGTGGGACTTAATATTGATATAGCTTCAGAAGTGATAACCGATTTTCTGGAGCAGCGGGGCGGGGAACTGGCTCACACTGGTATCAGGGACGGGTTTTATAACAGAACAATTTCACCTGCCGTCAGATTGATTCTCAGCGAGATTATGAACTGCCGCTATCGCGATCATGTAAAAAAAATCTATCTTGAAGGGAAAATCCTGGAGCTTACCGCCATATGTCTGGATGAAACCCTGTGTGCGGCGCTGGAGCCGTATCCTGTGACCGGATTGTCTGCTTATGATATAGAGGCCCTGCAGAAAGCCAGAAGGATTCTTGACGACAATATAGCCGCGCCGCTGACTATCGGCAAACTGGCAAGACTGATTTGCCTCAATGAGTACAAGCTGAAAACCGGCTTTAAACAATTATTCGGGCTGCCGGTTCATGCCTATATCATTGATAAAAGACTGGAAACCGCACGACTGTTAATGCGGGAAAAAAAGCTGAGCATCACCGAAGCGGCTTTGATGGTTGGCTATAGTGACATCGGCCGTTTTGCCGAAAAGTTTAGGCAGAAATATGGCGTTAACCCATCCGAATACCTGAAACAGTTATAA
- a CDS encoding ABC transporter ATP-binding protein — MRDIKKILQYAREHRKKTYWAFFLILGSVMAGIAPYVITYDVITRFAERSGITPGYLLLASGGVTAVLLLQSLLFYKGLAASHQAAFDTLMGMRSRFADKLTRLPLGDIQAKGVGSYKKNLVDDIESVELLLAHMLPEGIPYILAPVMVYGILFIVDWRLALLSLAAFGIGMIAVVLLMRTGLKKMAPYYAAARKMNATIVEYISGMEVIKVFNRTTSSYENYTAAVENYKKYSLAWCNESWTYMAIYGSVLPCTILFLLPVGTVFYIQGTLTLPTFVFALLLSMSLGQPLVRLVEFFPTIPVLKHKIGQLEQTFAGRELTVAEQGLEPETYDVEFHEVSFAYEHKDVVCRVSFCAGANSVTAIVGASGSGKSTLAKLLVHFWDVKDGRITIGGVDIRAMSLETLMSLISYVAQDTFLFKSSIRENIRIGKPGASDGEVIAAARLAGCHDFIMKLEQGYDTNAGEDGNKLSGGERQRITIARALLKNAPIIILDEATAFTDPENEDKIQTALNQLIAGKTLIVIAHRLSTIVEADSIVVMEKGKLLMQGSHAALLADCGTYQTLWDAHQQALHWGVRGDQYV, encoded by the coding sequence ATGCGCGACATTAAGAAAATTTTACAGTATGCCCGGGAACACAGAAAAAAAACATATTGGGCATTTTTTTTGATTCTTGGCAGTGTCATGGCCGGCATAGCGCCGTATGTAATCACTTATGATGTGATTACCCGGTTTGCAGAGCGATCCGGTATTACTCCGGGGTATTTACTGCTCGCGAGCGGCGGCGTTACCGCTGTTTTATTACTCCAGTCGCTGCTGTTCTACAAAGGGCTGGCCGCATCTCATCAGGCGGCGTTTGACACGCTGATGGGGATGAGGAGCCGGTTTGCCGACAAGCTGACCCGGCTGCCTCTGGGAGATATCCAGGCTAAAGGTGTGGGCAGCTATAAGAAAAATCTTGTTGACGACATTGAAAGCGTGGAACTGCTGCTGGCCCATATGCTGCCGGAGGGCATTCCCTATATTCTCGCGCCGGTTATGGTTTACGGCATTTTGTTTATTGTGGACTGGCGACTGGCGCTGCTTTCCCTGGCAGCCTTCGGTATCGGCATGATTGCCGTGGTATTGCTGATGCGCACCGGCCTAAAAAAAATGGCTCCCTATTATGCGGCGGCGCGGAAAATGAATGCCACGATCGTAGAATATATTTCCGGTATGGAAGTGATTAAGGTTTTCAACCGGACAACCAGTTCGTACGAAAATTATACCGCAGCAGTTGAAAATTATAAAAAATATTCGTTGGCCTGGTGCAATGAATCCTGGACCTATATGGCCATTTACGGTTCGGTTCTGCCCTGCACCATCCTGTTTTTATTGCCGGTGGGCACTGTGTTTTATATCCAGGGAACGCTGACGCTGCCGACCTTCGTTTTTGCTTTGCTATTATCCATGAGCCTGGGGCAGCCGCTGGTCAGGCTGGTGGAATTTTTCCCCACGATTCCGGTGCTTAAGCATAAAATCGGCCAGCTTGAACAAACTTTTGCCGGCCGGGAACTGACTGTTGCCGAGCAGGGACTTGAGCCGGAAACCTATGATGTGGAATTTCATGAGGTTAGCTTTGCCTATGAGCATAAGGACGTGGTTTGCCGGGTGTCCTTCTGTGCCGGGGCGAATTCAGTCACTGCCATCGTTGGGGCCTCTGGCAGCGGTAAAAGCACTTTGGCCAAGCTTTTGGTGCATTTCTGGGATGTAAAAGACGGTCGAATCACCATCGGCGGCGTCGACATCAGGGCCATGTCCCTGGAAACATTAATGAGCCTGATCAGTTATGTCGCGCAGGATACCTTTCTCTTTAAGAGCTCCATCCGGGAGAATATCCGCATCGGCAAGCCCGGCGCCAGCGACGGCGAGGTCATCGCCGCGGCCAGGCTGGCCGGATGCCACGATTTTATTATGAAGCTGGAGCAGGGCTATGACACCAATGCCGGCGAGGACGGGAACAAACTCTCCGGCGGCGAAAGGCAACGGATTACTATTGCCAGAGCACTCTTAAAAAACGCGCCAATTATAATTTTGGATGAAGCGACCGCGTTCACCGATCCGGAAAATGAGGATAAGATCCAGACGGCGTTAAATCAGCTGATTGCCGGGAAAACCCTGATTGTCATCGCCCACCGGCTGTCGACCATTGTGGAGGCCGACAGCATTGTGGTGATGGAGAAAGGCAAACTGCTGATGCAGGGCAGCCATGCCGCCTTGCTGGCAGATTGCGGCACCTATCAGACGCTCTGGGATGCTCATCAACAGGCCCTGCATTGGGGAGTTAGGGGAGACCAATATGTTTAG
- a CDS encoding ABC transporter ATP-binding protein: protein MFRIINRLLVLAGENAGKIKLAFVFSIMEAIFAQVPIIAVLWILVKIVAGSVVIEDAWLVGIAVTASVVLRALAKRLVDGWQSGAGYEIFARERMRIGDRLKRLPMGYFSAGNIGNITAVVTSDLVFVEEHSMATLSHIIRGYLNTLIGVGLLTVLDYRIGLISLVTLLLAVAALNKIQTVVKRQAVVRQETQSRLVGAVLEYIKGIAVIKAFNLTGDRAEKIKREFKAYRDAMIQFEEKFIPPSLYFDHCFTLGIGFTVLASAYFAFAQTMDLSLALMLLIFIFQFYLPFKALGILSVKVRIIEAALNRYEAIQNEAIIDEKGKDIMLSQFTIEFDDVTFAYDREQILKQVSFTVPERSMTALVGRSGSGKTTIASLIARFWDVQAGAVKIGGVNVREMTCDSLLKHISMVFQHVYLFNDTILNNIRFGRPDATREEVVIACKKACCHDFIMELEHGYDTVVGEGGSSLSGGEKQRLSIARAILKDAPIILLDEATASMDPENERLIQQAISALVKDKTLVVIAHRLATIKDADQILVIDEGRIVQSGGHEELIEAKGQYYDFWQRRIKAGSWKISKGS, encoded by the coding sequence ATGTTTAGGATTATTAACCGGCTCTTGGTTCTGGCCGGGGAAAATGCAGGAAAAATTAAGCTGGCGTTTGTGTTCAGCATCATGGAAGCCATCTTTGCGCAGGTTCCCATTATTGCCGTTTTGTGGATCCTTGTCAAAATCGTAGCCGGCAGTGTCGTCATTGAGGATGCCTGGCTTGTCGGTATTGCCGTTACGGCCAGTGTGGTGTTAAGGGCCTTGGCTAAGCGGCTGGTGGACGGCTGGCAAAGCGGGGCCGGCTATGAAATCTTTGCCAGAGAGAGAATGCGAATCGGCGACCGGCTAAAACGGCTGCCCATGGGATATTTCTCCGCAGGCAATATCGGCAATATTACCGCGGTGGTTACCTCTGATCTGGTATTTGTCGAAGAACATTCCATGGCAACGCTGTCACACATCATTAGAGGGTATTTGAACACACTGATTGGTGTCGGCCTGCTAACTGTTCTGGATTACCGGATCGGTCTGATTTCGCTTGTTACCCTGCTGCTGGCGGTGGCGGCATTGAACAAAATACAAACCGTGGTCAAGCGGCAAGCAGTTGTCAGGCAGGAAACCCAGTCGCGGCTCGTGGGTGCCGTCCTTGAATATATAAAAGGAATCGCGGTGATTAAAGCCTTTAACCTGACCGGTGACCGGGCTGAAAAGATAAAGCGGGAATTTAAAGCATACCGGGATGCCATGATTCAGTTTGAAGAAAAATTCATTCCCCCCAGTTTGTATTTTGATCATTGCTTTACGCTGGGAATCGGTTTCACCGTATTGGCGTCGGCCTATTTTGCCTTTGCACAGACGATGGATTTATCGCTGGCACTTATGCTGCTAATCTTTATTTTTCAATTTTATCTTCCCTTCAAGGCGCTGGGGATCCTGAGTGTCAAGGTGCGGATTATCGAAGCTGCTCTCAACCGGTATGAGGCGATTCAAAATGAGGCCATTATTGATGAAAAGGGCAAAGATATCATGTTATCGCAGTTTACTATCGAATTTGATGACGTCACCTTTGCTTATGACCGGGAACAAATCCTCAAGCAGGTGAGCTTTACTGTGCCGGAGCGCAGCATGACTGCCCTGGTCGGCCGGTCTGGCAGCGGCAAAACTACGATTGCCAGTCTGATTGCCCGGTTTTGGGATGTGCAGGCCGGCGCCGTGAAAATCGGTGGCGTGAATGTAAGGGAAATGACCTGCGACAGCCTGTTAAAGCATATTAGCATGGTATTTCAGCATGTCTATTTATTTAACGATACCATTCTGAATAATATTCGTTTCGGCCGGCCGGACGCCACGCGGGAAGAAGTGGTAATCGCCTGCAAAAAGGCGTGCTGCCATGATTTTATCATGGAGCTCGAACACGGCTATGACACCGTTGTGGGTGAGGGCGGTTCCTCGCTGTCGGGTGGTGAAAAGCAGCGGCTTTCCATTGCCCGGGCCATTCTTAAGGACGCGCCAATTATCCTGCTGGACGAGGCCACGGCCAGTATGGACCCGGAAAATGAGCGGCTTATTCAGCAGGCTATCAGTGCGCTTGTCAAGGATAAAACCCTGGTGGTAATTGCCCATCGTCTGGCGACGATAAAAGATGCCGATCAAATCCTGGTGATTGATGAAGGCAGGATTGTGCAAAGCGGTGGACATGAGGAGCTTATTGAGGCAAAAGGTCAGTATTATGATTTCTGGCAGCGGCGCATAAAGGCCGGCAGCTGGAAGATTAGCAAGGGTTCGTGA
- a CDS encoding TonB-dependent receptor plug domain-containing protein has protein sequence MSRGKMSKRQKQLLCLVLGGTLIFGGPERAAAEEAEAAEFSLDEYVVTANRMPTKRTETAANITVVSREEMEQKNITTVKEALNQAGVQVDVEGGGNSADNSYVTLNGDKRVVILVDGRRINWEQQVDNAQTGYSLGMLPDLNNVEKIEVVRGAASSLYGSSGVGGVINIITRKGTENRTTALTEFGSWGARRYSLQTSGKSGDTGYMVTAERQTQDYYEYKDPATGKVVTMPNSDFTRETASLRIDKDLGNDRTLTFYFDHLSEDSGYPVAKPGFAFYCPDASRHTIQNNLSLAYRWQQGENITNNLQIYRNHYNGFWHRYKYNINSSRYELEADGIEWNQTRRLSDRHTLLGGFDWRSTRIDYISYLGETIDPSNTYTGRNLRNLGLFLEDRWTLDSRWTFTAGMRYDDPNEYADKSTARLSLNRKINDTTNAYLSWGQVYRGPNAVDLFMPEGTYYRKNPNLRPERGQTATLGINTKLPGGTAIQASLFSTQLKDAFKDYYDIDPVNYTYTREVFNIAQQKKKGFDLMVTQPFAEHWNLTAGYSYLQVKEDDGDPTNGTGYQSDITNSNPHAYRLGIHYHNNAWNVSAALRGATGRSLEAFTSRQYWVTDLAASYQVTPDVKVYAKVYNLTNRAYETAYMTGWNAVGGLPMASRQIVFGVEGRL, from the coding sequence ATGAGCAGGGGAAAAATGAGCAAACGACAAAAGCAATTATTGTGCCTGGTTCTGGGAGGAACGCTGATCTTTGGCGGGCCGGAACGGGCTGCAGCGGAGGAAGCGGAAGCGGCTGAGTTTAGCCTGGACGAATATGTGGTGACAGCCAACCGCATGCCGACCAAACGCACAGAAACCGCAGCCAATATTACGGTAGTAAGCCGTGAGGAGATGGAACAAAAAAATATCACCACGGTCAAAGAGGCCCTGAACCAGGCCGGCGTCCAGGTGGACGTGGAAGGTGGCGGCAACTCGGCGGATAACTCGTACGTCACACTCAATGGGGATAAGCGGGTGGTTATTTTGGTGGACGGCCGGCGGATTAACTGGGAACAGCAGGTGGATAACGCGCAGACCGGTTACAGTCTGGGTATGCTGCCTGATCTGAATAACGTGGAAAAAATTGAAGTGGTGCGAGGGGCCGCCTCGTCGCTGTACGGCAGTTCAGGGGTGGGCGGTGTAATTAATATCATTACCCGCAAGGGGACGGAAAACCGTACCACCGCTTTAACCGAATTCGGTAGTTGGGGGGCAAGGCGGTACAGCCTGCAAACCAGCGGTAAAAGCGGTGATACCGGTTATATGGTAACGGCTGAACGGCAAACACAGGATTATTATGAATATAAAGATCCGGCCACCGGCAAAGTCGTCACTATGCCTAACAGTGATTTTACCCGGGAAACTGCTTCGTTGCGAATAGACAAGGACCTCGGCAACGACCGGACATTGACCTTTTACTTTGATCATTTGAGTGAAGATTCCGGTTATCCGGTAGCCAAACCGGGATTTGCTTTCTACTGCCCGGACGCCTCCCGGCATACCATTCAGAATAATCTGTCCCTGGCTTATCGTTGGCAGCAGGGAGAAAATATAACGAATAACCTGCAAATCTACCGCAATCATTACAATGGCTTCTGGCATCGCTATAAATATAATATCAACAGCTCCCGTTATGAACTGGAGGCCGACGGCATTGAGTGGAATCAGACCCGGCGCTTGAGCGACCGTCATACCCTGCTCGGCGGTTTTGACTGGCGCAGTACGCGTATTGATTATATATCCTACCTGGGAGAGACGATTGATCCCTCCAACACCTACACCGGCCGGAACCTTCGCAATCTGGGGCTGTTTTTGGAAGACCGCTGGACACTGGATTCCCGTTGGACATTCACTGCCGGTATGCGCTATGACGATCCCAATGAATATGCTGATAAATCAACCGCTCGGCTGAGCTTAAACCGGAAAATAAATGATACTACCAACGCCTATTTGTCCTGGGGTCAGGTGTACCGGGGTCCCAACGCAGTTGACTTATTTATGCCGGAGGGGACGTATTACCGGAAAAATCCCAATCTCAGGCCGGAGAGAGGCCAGACTGCAACGCTGGGCATAAACACCAAGCTGCCCGGCGGCACAGCCATTCAGGCCAGTTTATTCAGCACACAGTTAAAAGATGCGTTTAAAGATTATTACGATATCGACCCTGTGAACTATACTTATACCCGGGAAGTTTTTAACATCGCGCAACAGAAAAAAAAGGGTTTTGACCTTATGGTGACACAGCCGTTTGCTGAGCACTGGAACCTGACCGCCGGTTACTCTTATCTGCAGGTAAAGGAAGATGACGGTGATCCTACGAATGGCACCGGTTATCAATCGGACATTACCAACAGCAATCCCCATGCGTACCGCCTGGGAATCCATTATCACAACAATGCCTGGAATGTCAGCGCTGCGTTGCGCGGGGCCACCGGTCGCAGCCTGGAAGCTTTTACCTCCCGGCAGTATTGGGTAACCGACTTGGCGGCAAGTTATCAAGTGACCCCGGATGTTAAGGTGTATGCCAAAGTATATAACCTGACAAACCGTGCTTATGAAACGGCTTATATGACAGGATGGAATGCTGTTGGTGGTTTGCCCATGGCCTCCCGGCAAATTGTTTTCGGTGTGGAAGGCAGGCTGTAA